A window of Methanobrevibacter boviskoreani JH1 genomic DNA:
CTATGGTTTCCCATAGATCATCGGTTATAGTTCCAGCAGGATTTACTGCTGTTAAAATATTATCAGTATAATTTATTATAGAATCGTGATCCTTTCTTTGAATACGATTATCAATTATCCCTACATCGGGATAAATATTATGAGAAATAAGGTTATTTAAAGTACAATCTCCAGCAGAAATTAAGAATTTAGAAGCTTTGATATCCTCCAATGCATCCTCAAAATTAGGATATAATTCCCCTAAAGGATCTTTTAATTCCTGAATTAATTTAGTAGTAATTTGTAACAATTTAACCCTTACCTAATAAATATTATTTATAAATTATTTATATTTTAAATTTTATATGAGTAATTTCTTAATCATAAAGTTAGTTTTAGAATAATAAAAAAATAAATTTTAAAGTCTATTTAACCCTTAATGCATACTCGCCAGGTAATGTAATATTTAATTCTTCAGCAACTTTAGAATTATCTGGATTAAGAACTATTAAAAGACCACTCCAATTGTCTGAAGTAGCTACCTTACCGGGACATACCGGACAAATATCATTATGAGTTATCCTTTTACATTTTGGACATGCTTTTTCAGTCATTTTTTATTCTTCCTTTTATCCTCTTCTATCCATTCTAATTTACCTAAACCGGGTTGTCTCATTGTAAGACCAATTCTATTATCCCTTGCAGATTTAGACTTGAGACTTAAAGCAACAATTCTAGCCCTAACTAAATCATCCTCTCCAAGGACTTTACTGGATTCGCTTGCAACAAGTGCAACATTCTTAGGATCATAGTTAATATAATCATCGGTTACTTGTGAAACATGGACTAAACCATCCATAGGTCCAATCCTAACAAATGCTCCAAATTCAGCTATTTCTATAACTTGACCAAGTACAATTTCCTGTTGTTCAGGTTTATAAAATATAGCGGAGAATGTCACATGATGATAAGTAGCTCCATCACCTATAACTAATTGACCTTCACTAATTTCATCAATTTCATAAACACAAACAAGTAAACCTAATTTTTTATCAAGTTGACCAATATAAGCTTCATTAAGAGTATCAATTGCTACATCTTTTAAAGGATATTTAAATTTATAAGGAGCTATCCTTACGGTATCCTCAATTTTAGTCGTATAATACAAAATAATCCCTCATATTTTTATCAAAAATTAAATAATTTATAAGTTAATAAAAAATTCTAATAAAATATATAATTTAATATCTTATTTATTTTTAACGATATTTAAAATATTAAGAATTCAATTTATTAATTTTAGAAACAATTAATAATATAAATTTAATTGAATTTATTAAAAATACTTATTAAAACAATTAATAGTCACCTATTCCACTTGAATATATCTCTTTTGACGGATATATGCAACCTTAATAGATCTATCTTTTGCACGATTCTTCAATTCAACATCATTTGTTGCAAGAATTCTGGAATCAGAGATTCTAAGAAGTGCATCATCAACTGTTTCTCCTTTTTTTGTTGAAACATCCATTATTTCAACATCATCAGATTGAGCTATTTTTAAAGCTAAAGACGCTTCGGTTCTAATAGTTTTATTTTTATTGTTCTTCAATCCTTCCAACTCACTTACTACAAATTTAGGAGTGGTTAATGTATAAGACGGTAAAACTTTTTTAAGCTCTTCAATTATATCAATATTAAATTGAAATGGAGCCATGAAAAAATTTGTATCAATTACAACCTCATTTACCATTTAATGCCTTCTA
This region includes:
- a CDS encoding GTP-dependent dephospho-CoA kinase family protein, producing MLQITTKLIQELKDPLGELYPNFEDALEDIKASKFLISAGDCTLNNLISHNIYPDVGIIDNRIQRKDHDSIINYTDNILTAVNPAGTITDDLWETIEFAIKQSIENNTRYIIDVDGEEDLAVLPIIALAPEYTTVLYGQPNEGLVLLNAGDLKEKGEKFISDFNEI
- the spt4 gene encoding transcription elongation factor subunit Spt4, yielding MTEKACPKCKRITHNDICPVCPGKVATSDNWSGLLIVLNPDNSKVAEELNITLPGEYALRVK
- a CDS encoding DNA-directed RNA polymerase; protein product: MYYTTKIEDTVRIAPYKFKYPLKDVAIDTLNEAYIGQLDKKLGLLVCVYEIDEISEGQLVIGDGATYHHVTFSAIFYKPEQQEIVLGQVIEIAEFGAFVRIGPMDGLVHVSQVTDDYINYDPKNVALVASESSKVLGEDDLVRARIVALSLKSKSARDNRIGLTMRQPGLGKLEWIEEDKRKNKK
- a CDS encoding type II toxin-antitoxin system VapC family toxin, which gives rise to MVNEVVIDTNFFMAPFQFNIDIIEELKKVLPSYTLTTPKFVVSELEGLKNNKNKTIRTEASLALKIAQSDDVEIMDVSTKKGETVDDALLRISDSRILATNDVELKNRAKDRSIKVAYIRQKRYIQVE